From Bacteroidota bacterium, the proteins below share one genomic window:
- a CDS encoding GIY-YIG nuclease family protein — translation MIKFCCYIIFSESLNRFYVGSTRLDAEERLERHLTQYYGNQKFTANANDWVLFLEISCQTATQASQIEHHIKRMKSKTYIKNLKKYPEIIDRLKQKYK, via the coding sequence ATGATTAAGTTTTGTTGTTATATAATATTTAGTGAATCGCTAAATCGGTTTTATGTTGGTTCCACGCGATTGGATGCAGAAGAAAGGCTAGAGAGGCATCTTACTCAGTATTATGGGAATCAAAAGTTCACAGCCAATGCCAATGATTGGGTATTATTTTTGGAAATTTCCTGCCAAACCGCAACTCAGGCTTCCCAGATAGAGCATCACATCAAAAGGATGAAAAGCAAGACATACATTAAGAACCTAAAGAAATATCCTGAAATTATAGATAGACTGAAGCAAAAGTACAAATAG
- a CDS encoding four helix bundle protein, giving the protein MRKELEERLIDFSILIFEISKSVDKEYFGNYLINQLLRSTASAALNYGEAQSAETKKDFIHKIGVVLKELRESDVNLKILKKAKIIEEGDKMHKALDESHQLVSIFYRTVQTARKKQ; this is encoded by the coding sequence ATGCGAAAGGAACTTGAAGAAAGATTAATAGACTTTTCTATCTTAATCTTTGAGATCAGTAAATCAGTTGACAAAGAATACTTTGGAAATTATTTGATCAATCAACTGCTTAGATCAACTGCGAGTGCTGCCCTGAACTATGGAGAAGCTCAGAGTGCAGAAACAAAAAAGGACTTCATCCATAAGATCGGTGTAGTCTTGAAAGAACTTCGGGAGTCAGATGTTAATCTGAAAATCCTGAAAAAAGCAAAGATCATTGAAGAAGGGGATAAGATGCACAAAGCCCTGGATGAAAGCCATCAATTAGTATCTATCTTTTACAGAACTGTTCAAACGGCAAGGAAAAAGCAGTAG
- a CDS encoding T9SS type A sorting domain-containing protein, which produces MKRTFILSLAFLLGMVGIAQQNDPFKCPYKINGQLQPDSLICKLSNNLFLVDARHFMESAGGEYYPFPDLFNVFGFATQYGKIISYARAYYDTGFYNSKPVFMIPPVEKISYEGRSLYAAPLGFLSRAIGDTLFYNSSDNLLEVYTSPPDTIGSIFTGASNVARVFQDEGFLVRQAAISYTNAITLCNAGYVPNCNGNNANFPYFLINMPPSPVCDTAFTITALYNMRNDEAIITMGYTPPECKYYSYRSYMVNRFFALPEPIRLKIYASLGDTRNLYNMNTSVPLSERFERPFAIISAADSIIAYHAREIILNNTGIPGEDIHFDIIPYELFNFGFNIFADWGNFLHRASIFKDEVAGQNYIHHPSLEVLRITPSSPATPQFFAFPPLKSRLSGTNEFYLLDDFYDMEQSIYQKYAPNYDITLLGPSVWLVEGYEALQKRIDVLGETRDALYIRTDAFNFHEDDIIIVYGVNHTKTGKAVYTNVSCYHDTLFAGYGGIKNMQLEKTAREYFQDTLTADYFFTYKFVRHAINGDPHVFVVPADTFHNMLGLDIGRTAFMGFRAYIDTTTLVGPSATELIMSRAMLLRPSGSGFEDVDNNHNLTFEIFPNPGKELIYFMIDTPEEIEMEICVYNASGQLVAQPVHSLSMMGKHQVEWKVPAGLQTGNYFARMVYYRTTGNYFNIITRKLILN; this is translated from the coding sequence ATGAAAAGAACGTTCATCCTTAGTCTCGCATTTTTACTTGGTATGGTTGGCATTGCCCAGCAAAACGACCCTTTCAAATGCCCTTATAAGATCAACGGTCAGCTTCAACCCGACTCATTGATATGTAAACTTTCCAATAACCTTTTCCTGGTTGATGCCAGGCACTTTATGGAATCTGCAGGAGGTGAATACTATCCGTTTCCCGACCTGTTTAATGTCTTTGGCTTTGCCACCCAATACGGAAAAATCATCTCTTACGCCCGTGCGTATTATGATACGGGTTTTTACAACTCAAAGCCTGTATTTATGATCCCTCCGGTTGAAAAAATAAGCTACGAAGGCAGAAGCCTGTACGCTGCACCTCTGGGATTCCTGTCAAGAGCCATTGGTGATACGTTGTTCTATAATTCCTCGGATAACCTGCTGGAGGTTTATACTTCACCTCCCGATACCATAGGTTCAATTTTTACCGGAGCCTCCAATGTTGCCAGGGTTTTCCAGGATGAAGGGTTCCTGGTCCGGCAGGCAGCCATCAGCTATACCAATGCCATTACTTTGTGCAATGCCGGGTATGTCCCTAATTGCAATGGTAACAATGCAAATTTTCCGTATTTCCTAATCAATATGCCTCCTTCCCCGGTTTGTGATACTGCTTTCACCATCACTGCATTGTATAATATGCGTAATGACGAGGCTATAATTACTATGGGATATACCCCTCCTGAATGTAAATACTACAGCTACAGGAGTTATATGGTGAACCGGTTTTTTGCCCTTCCTGAACCCATTCGTCTGAAAATCTATGCCAGTTTGGGCGATACACGGAATCTTTATAATATGAACACGAGTGTTCCTCTCAGTGAAAGATTTGAACGTCCGTTCGCCATTATTTCGGCCGCCGACAGTATCATTGCATACCATGCAAGGGAAATCATCCTGAATAACACCGGGATACCCGGGGAGGACATTCATTTTGATATTATTCCCTACGAACTCTTTAATTTCGGCTTTAACATTTTTGCCGACTGGGGTAACTTCCTTCACCGGGCTTCCATTTTCAAAGATGAGGTAGCCGGCCAGAATTATATCCACCATCCCAGCCTGGAGGTCCTCAGGATAACCCCTTCTTCTCCTGCCACGCCTCAGTTTTTTGCATTTCCTCCTTTAAAGAGCCGGCTTTCCGGTACCAATGAATTCTATCTCCTGGATGATTTCTATGATATGGAGCAGTCCATTTATCAGAAATATGCTCCCAATTATGATATCACTCTGCTTGGCCCCAGTGTATGGCTGGTTGAAGGTTATGAAGCCTTGCAAAAAAGGATTGATGTACTCGGTGAAACAAGGGATGCTCTCTACATCCGTACCGATGCTTTCAATTTCCATGAGGATGATATCATTATTGTTTATGGGGTGAACCATACCAAAACAGGAAAGGCCGTCTATACCAATGTAAGCTGCTACCATGATACATTATTTGCCGGTTACGGGGGCATTAAGAATATGCAATTGGAAAAAACTGCCAGGGAGTATTTCCAGGATACGCTCACGGCGGATTATTTTTTCACTTATAAGTTTGTCCGGCATGCCATAAATGGAGATCCCCATGTTTTTGTCGTGCCTGCAGATACCTTCCACAATATGCTTGGTTTGGATATAGGACGTACAGCTTTCATGGGGTTCAGAGCCTATATCGATACTACAACGCTGGTAGGCCCTTCGGCTACGGAGCTTATCATGAGCAGGGCCATGCTGCTGCGCCCTTCCGGATCGGGTTTCGAAGATGTTGATAACAACCATAACCTGACTTTTGAAATCTTTCCCAACCCGGGAAAGGAACTGATTTACTTTATGATCGATACTCCTGAGGAAATCGAGATGGAAATCTGTGTTTACAATGCTTCAGGTCAACTTGTTGCACAACCTGTTCACTCGCTGTCAATGATGGGTAAACACCAGGTCGAATGGAAAGTGCCTGCAGGATTGCAGACGGGAAACTATTTCGCGCGTATGGTTTACTACAGAACGACCGGAAATTATTTCAATATTATTACCAGGAAGCTGATACTAAATTAG
- a CDS encoding ATP-binding protein, translating to MESYCTNILTFVYYKTIVAQMTRDIILNQRKELEQKLKEKYVTRISLSPVNITHLINVIIGPRRAGKSFFGMHQLVKGQSFGFVNFDDERLIKVENFDEILEALRSVYNQPEILLLDEIQNLPDWELIVNRLQRQNYKLIITGSNSNLLSSELSTHLTGRHLSIHIHTFSFAEYIASLGKELTDAEYKEKFNDFLIYGGYPEPLMKSINYNEYLKVLFDSILFKDIVKRYKIRQPEMLENLAVWLISNITSEFSMTSVSNQVDISSVHTIKRYLGYLEECFVFFTISGFSYKTGRLLKSNKKVYCFDNGFYHAKANCNSNDWGRLLENLIAAHLMRNKIKGDSDVFYWKGANQEEVDFVVKRGKSIETLIQVCWDAKNMKTRKREVRGLLNAWQKLGSGKLLVITHDEEAFETHSWYGVEKEIQFLPAWKWLLGDMIKK from the coding sequence ATGGAATCATATTGCACAAATATCCTTACTTTTGTGTACTATAAAACAATTGTTGCACAAATGACCAGAGACATCATTTTAAATCAAAGAAAGGAACTTGAGCAAAAGCTAAAGGAAAAATATGTTACCCGGATTTCTCTATCTCCCGTAAACATTACACACCTGATTAACGTAATAATTGGGCCAAGAAGAGCCGGAAAGTCTTTTTTTGGCATGCATCAGCTTGTTAAAGGGCAATCATTTGGTTTCGTAAATTTTGACGATGAACGGCTTATAAAGGTTGAAAATTTTGATGAAATTCTTGAGGCTTTGCGCTCTGTTTACAATCAACCTGAAATACTTCTACTGGATGAAATTCAAAACCTGCCCGACTGGGAATTAATTGTAAACCGGCTTCAGCGGCAAAATTACAAGCTGATCATCACCGGCAGCAATTCCAATTTGTTGAGCAGTGAACTCTCCACGCACCTTACAGGGCGTCATTTGTCCATCCACATCCATACTTTTTCATTTGCAGAATATATTGCATCTTTGGGAAAGGAACTTACCGATGCAGAGTATAAGGAAAAATTTAATGATTTCCTGATTTATGGTGGTTATCCTGAACCATTGATGAAATCGATTAACTACAATGAATACCTGAAAGTGTTGTTCGATTCGATATTGTTTAAAGATATCGTTAAGCGATATAAAATCCGGCAACCTGAAATGCTTGAAAATCTTGCAGTGTGGTTAATCTCAAATATTACTTCTGAATTTTCCATGACATCAGTATCAAACCAAGTGGATATATCGAGTGTACACACCATTAAACGATACCTTGGCTACCTGGAAGAATGCTTTGTATTTTTTACCATTTCAGGTTTCTCTTATAAAACCGGTAGACTTTTAAAATCTAATAAAAAAGTATATTGTTTCGACAATGGGTTTTACCATGCAAAAGCAAATTGTAACAGCAACGACTGGGGGAGGTTACTCGAAAACCTGATAGCTGCTCACCTAATGAGGAATAAAATCAAAGGTGATTCAGATGTATTTTATTGGAAAGGAGCAAATCAGGAAGAAGTTGATTTTGTAGTTAAAAGAGGAAAATCCATAGAGACTCTTATTCAGGTTTGCTGGGATGCAAAGAATATGAAAACACGCAAACGTGAGGTCAGGGGACTGCTGAATGCCTGGCAAAAATTAGGAAGTGGCAAACTCCTGGTGATTACACACGATGAAGAAGCTTTTGAAACACATAGCTGGTATGGTGTCGAAAAAGAGATTCAATTTTTACCAGCCTGGAAATGGCTGCTTGGCGATATGATTAAGAAGTAA
- a CDS encoding T9SS type A sorting domain-containing protein, whose protein sequence is MVYIGTSNSYGCQSTEEVLESCEANSVAIVENHLIRECMVSPNPFKGFTTFSYILEKPSKIIITIFNPQGQIIDKIQQGQAKGKQKVRWNATGLPAGMYFYRFQAGNRDYMWEIE, encoded by the coding sequence ATGGTTTACATAGGAACTTCCAATTCTTATGGTTGCCAAAGCACTGAAGAAGTTCTTGAATCCTGTGAAGCAAATTCAGTAGCCATCGTTGAAAATCACTTGATAAGGGAGTGCATGGTTTCACCGAACCCTTTTAAAGGATTTACAACTTTCTCCTATATTCTTGAAAAGCCTTCCAAAATCATCATTACGATTTTTAATCCCCAGGGTCAAATTATTGATAAAATACAGCAGGGACAAGCAAAAGGCAAACAAAAAGTGCGATGGAACGCCACAGGCCTTCCGGCCGGGATGTATTTTTACAGGTTTCAAGCTGGAAATAGGGATTATATGTGGGAGATTGAATGA
- a CDS encoding T9SS type A sorting domain-containing protein produces the protein MMKYVFILAFISGACLSHAQTHKLLFDRSGRPAAACFIIDDSVSKFRIDPAMEMEWNFDHDDGIQYSLIYNPAYFPFTNSADLNPLTGFEPGVLPEGDLISDAAFTLDGEKIVVIGKHSNNVFFYDASDYRLIEITEVGEGPIDLTLNDRTAYVACLYSQEAYAIDLMDYSVQNIITLLRNPSQVEVNPDETIVYVGFPSFMNGSVAAYDLSTNELIWESWEPFIHHYSWFGNAGRVFYSYYRFMLNPNGSQILTDADDGYPLILDALTGEPEQKYFFGHACGHNCSLTGDTIYYLATTSSDQLKMYRIDARSLLPIDSIIQNGIDYWGETDLAISPDGNKVLAAFEWEEINYLFDFGEMSFSALPISILFNEHILQTSDRGYALCMQELSITVFDFETEEYLSSTGVSWAPYGVASKAENRAFVANGIFTPYSNSISKNEWFSFYDFSDPGNITKDTSIVAGVMPEADVPYSATLSQDGEKIMATNILSGNMSILNKETHETDTLIDIEDIMFCDAIPNTSGIWLSGFESSQAHLFDMNAYSILKSLPVSHSWCNMVSPAGDYIYALTGYDQLYKILVDGTNSQIVKTTGVIFHKTQYSFIGTEIWLFSTAGMSPDGKFILITGIDQNLGPVVQIIDTENLEVLVKLPVSYESTFDIAFTTDSQRAVLIYNKSLIQIVYLDGENSFIENTVSLSTGSYSAAYNPSDGLFYIGSNSLLYTVDPVTGVIAGTQSIGNEILLQVAFDKDGVPMIRTARKFFYDMVEYALPGSSQRFVYREDLNLVVIPIPGPDKVMIFDTQMVEMQEIPLSGGNGHVRVYPNPVSDILTIEAGSEIRQVKIYSINNSLVLNRDCRDKKVNINTSGLISGTYLVKIITSRGSFNEKIIVIK, from the coding sequence ATGATGAAGTATGTTTTTATTCTGGCGTTTATCTCTGGTGCCTGCCTTTCCCATGCACAAACCCATAAACTCCTTTTCGACCGCTCAGGCCGGCCTGCTGCAGCCTGCTTCATAATTGACGATTCTGTCAGTAAATTCAGGATTGACCCCGCCATGGAAATGGAATGGAATTTTGATCACGATGATGGAATCCAATATTCATTGATATATAACCCAGCTTATTTTCCCTTCACGAACAGTGCTGACCTGAATCCGCTCACCGGTTTCGAACCCGGGGTGCTTCCGGAAGGCGATCTGATATCCGATGCAGCGTTTACGCTTGATGGAGAAAAGATAGTTGTCATCGGTAAACACAGCAATAATGTTTTTTTCTACGATGCTTCCGATTACCGCTTAATTGAGATTACAGAGGTTGGTGAGGGACCTATTGACCTTACATTAAATGACCGGACTGCCTATGTTGCCTGTTTATACTCCCAGGAAGCCTATGCTATCGATCTGATGGATTATTCCGTTCAGAACATTATCACACTCCTGCGAAATCCAAGCCAGGTAGAGGTCAACCCCGATGAAACCATTGTCTATGTTGGCTTTCCTTCCTTTATGAATGGATCTGTTGCGGCCTATGACCTGAGCACAAATGAACTCATCTGGGAATCCTGGGAGCCTTTTATCCATCACTATAGCTGGTTTGGGAATGCCGGCAGGGTCTTTTATTCCTATTACCGCTTTATGTTGAACCCCAATGGCAGTCAAATTCTTACCGATGCTGATGATGGGTACCCGCTGATCCTGGATGCCCTGACCGGAGAACCAGAACAAAAATATTTCTTTGGCCATGCCTGTGGACATAATTGCTCACTTACAGGCGACACAATTTATTATCTTGCCACAACCAGCAGTGATCAACTTAAAATGTACCGGATTGATGCCCGGTCTCTCCTGCCCATCGATTCTATCATACAGAATGGGATTGATTACTGGGGAGAAACCGATTTAGCCATCTCACCGGATGGAAATAAAGTGCTGGCAGCTTTTGAATGGGAAGAAATCAATTACCTCTTTGATTTCGGAGAGATGAGCTTTAGTGCTCTGCCAATCAGTATTTTATTTAATGAGCATATTCTCCAGACATCCGACAGAGGCTATGCTCTTTGCATGCAGGAGCTTTCCATTACCGTCTTCGACTTTGAAACGGAAGAATATCTTTCTTCAACCGGTGTCTCCTGGGCACCTTACGGAGTAGCTTCCAAAGCAGAAAACAGGGCATTTGTTGCCAACGGGATTTTTACACCCTATTCCAACTCTATTAGCAAAAATGAATGGTTTAGCTTTTATGACTTCTCAGATCCCGGAAACATTACCAAGGATACTTCGATTGTTGCTGGAGTGATGCCTGAAGCAGATGTCCCTTACAGTGCCACACTCAGCCAGGATGGTGAAAAAATCATGGCTACCAATATTTTATCAGGAAATATGAGCATCCTGAATAAAGAAACTCATGAAACAGATACTTTGATAGATATTGAGGATATCATGTTTTGTGATGCCATTCCCAATACTTCCGGTATTTGGCTCTCGGGTTTCGAATCTTCACAGGCTCACTTATTCGACATGAACGCTTATTCCATCCTGAAAAGCCTTCCGGTTAGCCATTCCTGGTGCAACATGGTTTCGCCTGCAGGAGATTATATTTACGCCCTCACAGGATATGATCAGCTTTATAAAATATTGGTCGACGGAACAAATTCCCAAATTGTTAAAACAACCGGGGTCATTTTTCACAAAACCCAATATTCCTTCATCGGAACGGAGATCTGGTTGTTTTCAACGGCCGGGATGTCTCCGGATGGGAAATTCATCCTGATTACCGGGATAGATCAAAACCTGGGCCCGGTTGTGCAGATCATCGACACCGAAAACCTGGAGGTATTGGTTAAACTGCCTGTATCCTACGAAAGTACCTTCGATATTGCCTTTACAACCGACAGCCAAAGGGCGGTCCTGATTTATAACAAGAGTCTTATCCAGATCGTATATCTGGACGGGGAAAACTCCTTTATAGAGAATACGGTTTCATTGAGCACTGGTAGCTATTCTGCTGCTTACAATCCTTCCGATGGCCTTTTCTACATCGGGAGTAATAGTTTGTTATATACTGTTGATCCTGTTACCGGAGTGATTGCCGGCACCCAGTCAATCGGTAATGAAATCCTCCTGCAGGTGGCATTTGATAAGGATGGTGTACCGATGATCAGAACAGCCAGAAAGTTCTTTTATGATATGGTTGAATATGCATTGCCGGGATCATCCCAACGATTTGTTTATCGTGAAGATCTGAACCTGGTAGTTATTCCCATCCCGGGTCCCGACAAGGTTATGATATTTGACACTCAAATGGTTGAAATGCAGGAAATTCCTTTATCAGGAGGTAATGGGCATGTACGTGTGTATCCGAATCCTGTATCCGACATATTAACCATAGAAGCCGGGAGCGAAATACGTCAGGTTAAGATTTATTCTATCAATAATTCATTGGTTCTGAATCGGGATTGCAGGGATAAAAAGGTAAACATTAATACTTCCGGTTTAATTTCAGGAACTTATCTGGTAAAAATTATTACATCCAGGGGTAGCTTTAACGAAAAAATAATTGTTATTAAGTAA